The DNA region GAAGCCTGTCAGCCGTGAGGATAAAGCCGTAAAGCGCCCTCCGCCGGGCGAAGCACTGTCTGGAATAGGCCGAGCACGACGGCTCCATGGGACAGGTTTGGCCCGAACCGGGCGAGACGAAGGACTGATAAAGTTCCAGGGTGAAATCGAAGCCCGCGCCTGCCGAATCCTCTTGGGCCGCATGTCCGGGGGCGTCCCAGGGCCCTTTCATGGGGTCATTGTCCGCCTTGGAAAAGCTGGCGGAAAATAGGGCGGCCAGAAAAAGCATAAACAGGATTTTCAGTGGTTTTTGCATG from Deltaproteobacteria bacterium includes:
- a CDS encoding membrane protein insertion efficiency factor YidD, which encodes MQKPLKILFMLFLAALFSASFSKADNDPMKGPWDAPGHAAQEDSAGAGFDFTLELYQSFVSPGSGQTCPMEPSCSAYSRQCFARRRALYGFILTADRLLRCGRDELDRAGRVMKNGRVLFHDPVSDNDLLKGAGAAPKAQ